From Antricoccus suffuscus, the proteins below share one genomic window:
- the orn gene encoding oligoribonuclease produces MTDREKTDVLVWIDCEMTGLSLATDALIEVAAVVTDGDLNVLDEGIDIVIHATDEQLAKMPEVVVEMHKSSGLTEEVRASTISMADAQQQVVDYLSRWITTPGTSPLCGNSIAVDRGFIARDMPDVDALLHYRMIDVSSIKELTRRWFPRAYYNQPEKGLAHRALADILESITELRYYRASVFVADPGPTSDEAKAASDATPRAVTPGA; encoded by the coding sequence ATGACTGATCGCGAAAAAACCGACGTGCTGGTGTGGATCGACTGCGAAATGACGGGCCTGTCGCTGGCCACGGACGCGCTCATTGAGGTGGCGGCGGTCGTAACCGACGGCGATCTCAACGTACTCGATGAAGGCATCGACATCGTCATTCACGCCACCGACGAACAGCTTGCGAAGATGCCCGAGGTCGTCGTCGAGATGCACAAGTCCAGCGGCCTGACCGAAGAGGTGCGAGCGTCGACGATCTCGATGGCCGATGCGCAGCAGCAGGTCGTGGACTACCTCTCCAGGTGGATCACGACACCTGGTACATCTCCGCTGTGCGGTAACTCGATCGCGGTCGATCGAGGTTTCATCGCTCGTGACATGCCCGACGTCGACGCGCTGCTGCACTACCGGATGATCGACGTGTCGTCGATCAAGGAGTTGACCCGCCGCTGGTTCCCACGCGCGTACTACAACCAGCCGGAGAAAGGCCTCGCGCACCGCGCGCTTGCCGACATCCTCGAGTCGATCACCGAGCTGCGCTACTACCGGGCAAGCGTCTTTGTGGCGGACCCTGGACCAACCTCCGATGAGGCGAAGGCGGCCTCCGATGCGACTCCCCGAGCGGTGACGCCGGGCGCCTAG
- a CDS encoding helicase HerA-like domain-containing protein produces the protein MTEPTTPAEPTPETQSAPSAAPSADAAATEIAAGYKSDGAALKLGAVIHDGTVFGDAQITIPLSMMNRHGLIAGATGTGKTKTLQLIAEQLSANGVPVFAADIKSDLSGLAAAGEANAKVDERSKQVHDDWAATAYPVEFFSLGGDKESGTPLRATVTAFGPLLLSKVMGLNETQESSLQLMFHWADTKGLPLLDLKDLRAVISYLTSDDGKGELDQIGGVSKATAGVILREVTGLQAQGMDEFFGEPEFDTHDLMRVTDDGRGIVSLIELSKVQDRPALFSTFLMWLLADLYHDLPEVGDADKPKLVFFFDEAHLLFNGASKAFLDAVTQTVRLVRSKGVGVFFVTQRPTDVPSDVLAQMGNRVQHALRAFTPEDATALSKTVRTYPKTEHYDLEQVLTQLGTGEAIVTVMSERGAPTPVAWTRLPAPRSMMSPCGPSVVQQLIGSSALHAKYADSIDRDSAYERLAKRTQGAGEESSAPAPEKATKSTPTPRTTKQKDEESGIEKFLDNGAVKQFMRTAASAVARSLFGTSRRRR, from the coding sequence ATGACAGAGCCGACGACACCAGCCGAACCTACCCCTGAAACACAGTCCGCACCGAGCGCGGCCCCGTCGGCCGACGCCGCGGCAACCGAGATCGCGGCCGGCTACAAGTCCGATGGCGCGGCGCTGAAACTCGGCGCGGTCATCCACGACGGCACGGTCTTCGGCGATGCCCAGATCACGATCCCGCTGTCGATGATGAATCGGCACGGGCTGATCGCGGGTGCCACCGGCACCGGAAAAACCAAGACGCTGCAACTAATAGCAGAGCAGCTGTCCGCGAACGGCGTACCGGTCTTCGCCGCGGACATCAAGTCGGACCTGTCGGGCCTTGCGGCCGCAGGGGAAGCTAACGCGAAGGTTGATGAGCGCAGCAAGCAGGTGCACGACGACTGGGCGGCGACTGCGTACCCGGTCGAGTTCTTCTCGCTCGGAGGGGACAAGGAGTCCGGTACGCCGCTGCGCGCGACAGTTACGGCGTTCGGCCCGCTGCTGCTGTCGAAGGTGATGGGCCTCAACGAGACCCAGGAATCCTCGTTGCAGCTGATGTTCCACTGGGCCGATACCAAAGGCCTGCCACTGTTGGACCTGAAGGATCTGCGAGCCGTAATCAGCTACCTCACCTCGGATGACGGCAAGGGTGAACTTGACCAGATCGGCGGTGTGTCAAAGGCGACCGCGGGTGTGATCCTGCGCGAGGTGACCGGACTGCAGGCGCAGGGCATGGATGAGTTCTTCGGCGAGCCTGAGTTCGACACTCATGACTTGATGCGCGTGACCGACGACGGTCGCGGGATCGTGAGCCTCATCGAGTTGTCCAAGGTGCAGGACCGCCCCGCGCTGTTCTCGACGTTCCTGATGTGGCTCCTCGCCGACCTTTACCACGATCTACCCGAGGTCGGAGATGCGGACAAACCGAAGCTGGTGTTCTTCTTCGACGAGGCACACCTGCTGTTCAACGGCGCGTCGAAGGCATTCCTCGACGCGGTGACGCAGACGGTACGTCTTGTGCGTTCCAAGGGCGTGGGCGTGTTCTTCGTGACGCAGCGTCCGACCGACGTCCCGAGCGACGTGCTCGCGCAGATGGGTAACCGTGTCCAGCACGCGCTGCGCGCCTTCACGCCCGAGGACGCGACCGCGCTGTCGAAGACGGTCAGGACCTACCCGAAGACCGAGCATTATGACCTTGAGCAGGTGCTCACTCAGCTTGGCACCGGCGAGGCGATCGTGACGGTAATGAGCGAACGCGGCGCTCCGACACCGGTTGCCTGGACTCGGCTGCCCGCGCCACGCTCGATGATGTCGCCCTGCGGCCCGTCCGTCGTTCAGCAGCTCATCGGGTCATCCGCGTTGCACGCGAAGTACGCCGACAGCATCGACCGGGACTCGGCGTACGAACGGCTCGCAAAACGCACTCAAGGGGCCGGAGAGGAAAGTTCGGCGCCCGCGCCTGAGAAGGCGACCAAGTCGACGCCGACGCCGCGTACGACGAAGCAGAAGGACGAAGAGAGTGGGATCGAGAAGTTCCTCGACAACGGCGCGGTTAAGCAGTTCATGCGTACC